A single region of the Malus sylvestris chromosome 8, drMalSylv7.2, whole genome shotgun sequence genome encodes:
- the LOC126633533 gene encoding uncharacterized protein LOC126633533, with amino-acid sequence MAGGSGAARASRSLMAGGSFSEAKVIAAKVKTKTSKSELCKFLGIPERSRSPTALLISKFIGLYNHQSPGIKDRNWDENLKTLLHGKSRVGVAEITRLLSQEFTYSRIKSTATSSATPTHLADQKLQDSNKSKKTKGKASKNK; translated from the exons ATGGCGGGTGGTAGCGGTGCCGCTAGGGCAAGCCGGTCGCTAATGGCGGGTGGCAGTTTCTCAGAGGCGAAAGTAATAGCAGCGAAAGTGAAGACGAAAACTTCAAAGTCAGAGTTGTGCAAGTTTCTGGGGATCCCAGAACGCTCTCGCTCTCCCACTGCACTCTTAATTTCCAAGTTCATTGGCCTCTACAACCATCAG AGTCCCGGTATCAAGGACCGTAATTGGGATGAGAACTTGAAGACGTTATTACATGGAAAATCGAGGGTTGGGGTCGCTGAAATCACCCGATTGCTCTCCCAAGAATTCACCTATTCTCGCATCAAAAGCACTGCCACATCCTCCGCCACCCCCACGCATTTGGCTGACCAGAAACTACAAGATTCCAATAAATCCAAGAAGACTAAAGGCAAGGCCTCCAAAAACAAGTAG